Within the Flavobacteriales bacterium genome, the region TATCAAAACAGCGACCTGGTAACGGAACACGGTGAAATCACCCGGTGCTACCTGGAAAAAGGAACGCACCACATCATCCAGTTTTCGACCGTGTCATCCGGCAACCCGTTCCGCACCGATTCCAAATCTTCGGAGACATTGCTGATCAGTCTGGAGGAATTTCCTGAAGAAGGAAAACAATTGAAACTGCCTGCTGAAGGAGTGGATGTGTGCTTCCTGTCCGGTGCGCAACTGGTCCTGTTCAAGGCCTTCAAGGCCGCAGGTTACCTAAGGTTTGATCACGTAGACCGCAACGCCGGTATCATAGATGGTGAGCTGGAACTCACCCTGAAAAACGAACTCGACATGAAAGACGTCGAAAAAGAAAAACGCATCCATGAAAAGTTTACCCTCATTGTTAAATAAAAGTAGTTTGTGGTTTGTAGTTTCTGCTTGATATCCGTAAATGTCTGATATATCTCCAACTACAAACCTCAAAACAGAAACCACAAACTTTGAAACCGTGATCCGGGAAACAGATACAAAACTGAAGTATGTTGCCGACTGGAAAGAACACTTTCCCGACCTGCAACACATCATGCTGGCCGGTACCAATTTCTCCGGTATGAAGCTGGCGGGTTGCAACTTCAGTTATGCCGTACTGTCCGGATCCAACTTTGAAGGGGCCGACCTGGAACGGGCGGTCTTCACCCATTGCATCCTCACCGATGCCAACTTCTCGAAGGCCAACCTGAAACATGCCGACTTCACCGGTGCCCATCTCGTGCGTGCGAATTTCCTGGAGAGCTGCATGGTGCATTGCAATTTCACCGATGCCAACATGGAGTCGGTCAGCTACCCATTCAACTGCAACGGCTTTCAAGGGGTCAGGCACAGCATGAACAACGTGCAGAATTTCCTGACGCTTTTCAAGCTGCTGAAAGGCGTAGACCCCGACCTGATGAAAGCCATTGCTCCGTGGTTCAATGAACAACTCGATCTTCCTGACGGGTTCAAGAAAAATTCAGAAAATCAATCACCCTGAACGTACAGCTATGTTTGCTCCTAAGACAAATGACAATGCCCGAAACAACAGGGGGGCGGTACAAACCAAACTCAAGATCGGTGAGAAGGATGACAAGTATGAACGTGAAGCCGATGCCGTAGCTGACCGTGTAGTCAGTGGTGCGCCTGTTCAAATGGGGTCTTCGGGAAACAATCCAAACCCGGTGCAACGCAAGGGTGAAGAGGAAGAGGAGTCCATGCAAATGCAGGTGCAGCGGAAGGGGGAAGAGGAAGAAGAAATGCTGCAAGCCAAGTGTGCTGCGTGTGCCGAGGAAGATAAAATGCAGATGCAGGTGCAACGCAAGGGCGAAGAAGAAGAGGAGTCCATGCAAATGAAAGTGCAGCGAAAGGGTGAGGACGAGGAGGAAATGCTTCAACCCAAATGTGCGGCATGCGCCGAAGAAGATAAAATGGAACCTGCCATCCACCGCGCACCGGATGGCACCCAGACTGCATCCGCTGGTGTAGCAGACCAGATTTCT harbors:
- a CDS encoding pentapeptide repeat-containing protein, giving the protein MIRETDTKLKYVADWKEHFPDLQHIMLAGTNFSGMKLAGCNFSYAVLSGSNFEGADLERAVFTHCILTDANFSKANLKHADFTGAHLVRANFLESCMVHCNFTDANMESVSYPFNCNGFQGVRHSMNNVQNFLTLFKLLKGVDPDLMKAIAPWFNEQLDLPDGFKKNSENQSP